The nucleotide window AAGCAGATTGCGGAAGGCCTGATAAAACATCAGCATCTCGATAAGACCGAGGCCATCAAGCGTTCTGTGGAAATGCTTAAGATGGTCGGGATTCCCAATGCGGAGCAGCGGGCGTGTCAGTATCCCCATGAATTCTCTGGAGGTATGCGCCAGCGTGTCAGCATTGCCATCGCTCTGGCCTGCAATCCGAGGCTTTTGATCGCGGATGAACCGACCACCGCTTTGGATGTGACGATCCAGGCTCAGATTCTGGAGCTGATGAAGGACCTTCAGAAGCGCTTGGGCACCTCTATCATATTGATAACCCATGATCTGGGCATTGTTGCAGATATGGCTGAAAATATTGTGATCATGTATGCGGGTCGTCTGGTGGAAAAGGGAAGCTGCAAGGACGTGTTTTACCGGCCGGGGCACCCTTATACCTGGGGGCTTTTGGAATCAGTTCCGAAGATTGACCAGGCGAGCAAGGAAGAGCTTGACAGCATACCTGGGACTCCGCCGGACCTGCATTCGGATATCAAAGGATGTCCGTTTAAAAGCCGCTGTAAATATGCAATGAAAATCTG belongs to Qiania dongpingensis and includes:
- a CDS encoding ABC transporter ATP-binding protein, which gives rise to MKEEQILLQVEDLQVSFDTYAGEVKAVRGVSFEVHEGETLAIVGESGSGKSVTAQAVMRLTPDDQIQYKSGRIRFEDTEILEVSQKEMEKIRGVKIGMILQDPLTSLNPTMLVGKQIAEGLIKHQHLDKTEAIKRSVEMLKMVGIPNAEQRACQYPHEFSGGMRQRVSIAIALACNPRLLIADEPTTALDVTIQAQILELMKDLQKRLGTSIILITHDLGIVADMAENIVIMYAGRLVEKGSCKDVFYRPGHPYTWGLLESVPKIDQASKEELDSIPGTPPDLHSDIKGCPFKSRCKYAMKICYEQAPEAFELGEKHTASCWLYHENAPEVKNPITNRECKSDE